GTTATGGGAGGAATTCATCAAAACCAATCCCAATCCGAATCACCATCATCGTGTACAACTTCGCCTCAAACCAGTCAAGGCTAAACTAAAGCAGTAAGGCTCATACAAAAAGAAAGTGCAAAACGCGAACAGAAACCGAGTTTTGCCGAAAGAACTCGGTTTCTGTTGCACCATTTCTGAACATGAGCCAAGCAGTAAAACCCAAGCCGATTTTATTCTTTACGTATCACGCATCACATATCACAAACGCATATCCTCCGGCAAGTCACACATCTCCGCCATGGGACCGAAAATTCCTGTGACATCCTTTCGATATACATTTCCGCTGAGGATGTCAACAATGCCCTGCTGACATTCTGGAAACCGTCCCAAAAATCTTGCAAAACTGAAGTCTTTTGTATAGAAGGCGTAAACCAACTTACGGATTGCCTCCATTCCCGCAACAAATTCTGTGCCGAACCTTCCCAACTGCTCCGCTGAAAAATCCTCCTTTTCCAATGCTTCATTAATGGTGTCCGCTGCCATTTCGCCGGATTTAAGTGCGAGAAATAATCCAGAGGAGTAAACGGGATCCAGAAACCCAAAGGCATCCCCCACTAACACCCATCCATCTCCAGCCATACGGTTGGCGCGATATGAAAAGTCCTTTGTGACCTTGACCGGGAACAGTTGCTTGGCATCAGCAAGACGTGGCTTCAAGGCAGGGCACTTCGCGAGTTCTTCGTCAAAAATCGCTTGATGGGAAAGAGTGCCATCACTCCCCCTTCGGTCTTGCAGGAGATAGTCCAAATCACCCACAACCCCTATACTCACTCGATCGTGCGGGAGCGGAATAGACCAGAACCATGAATCCTTGCTCTCTGTGTGGAGAATTAGCGTCGCGCCTTCGTCAATTCCCTCGTCCCGAATCCCGCCCTCAAAATGGGTGAAGATTGACGCTTTTTTCAGCGTTGGTTCTATGGTGTTTATCTTCAACTTCCGCGAAATTAGGGCGCTTTGACCTGTCGAATCCACAACCACCTTAGCTGGGAGTTCGGCTATCCGTCCATCCCCAAGTTTTGCTCGGACACCAACAGCTTTTTCCCCTTCAAACAACACCTCGTGCACACTGACACCGCGCTGAACTTCCACCCCTTTTTCCTGCGCGTTTTCGAGCAGCATCTGGTCAAACTCGCTGCGTAACACCTGCCAAGTCATAGAAGACTCGTGGGGATCGTTGCGAAAAAAATAGAAGGGTGCAGACGCTTTACCAGAACTGGCATAAAACTGAACACTATACTTTTCGGGAAAATGGCTGGCTTTCAGTTTTTTGATAACCCCCAATCGCTTAAATGTCCAGTAAGTCGCTGGCATCAGCGATTCGCCCACCTTAAACTGAGGAGACTTATCGCGCTCCAAAAGCAGCACCCGATGACCTTTTTCTGCTACCAGTGTTGCAGTAGTGCTACCCCCAGGTCCACCACCGACGACGATTACATCATAACTTTCGTTTTTAGTTGCATCTTTTTTTTTCATCGGTTCCGTATTTGCCTCATCGCAACCCAAGTTGCTATCTAGGTGAAGCGGAGGGGAAGTTACACTATTTCTCCGATGGCTGTTTTTCGTTTTCCTGATTCTGGCCATTTAAACGCCACTCCTCAGATTGCCGCTCTAGTCTCCCGTAATCTTCCGGATTCTGAATATCAATAATATGCGGTGTGATGATGATGACAACCTCAGAGTTTTCCGCTACGGTTTCTGTCTTTTTGAAGAGACCACCGATAAGCGGAATATCTCCTAGAATGGGCACTTTGCTTTCGATTTGCTGACGTTTCTCCTTGATCATTCCACCCACCACAATCTGTTGTCCATCTTCTACATCAATGAAGGCACTAATTGAGCTATCCTCAGTAATAGGTGCGTTGAAATCGGTGAACTCGACAAAATTACTCAAGGTGATCGTTGAGATATCTAAGCCGATAGTGCGTTTTTTACTATCCTCCGTCTGCGATTTCGCGATATGCGGCGTAAGTGTGATAGTGACTCCAACCGGTGGGTCAATGAAGTCGTAGTTGAACAGCGGCTGCGTCAGATTATCAGCCAAACTCGTAACATCTGCACTTTGTAGATACGGGACGCGTCTGCCAGAACTCCATGTGGCTTCACGGTTATCACGAGTGAGCAGTGCCGGTGTTGATATGGTCTGCACCTTGTTTTCACGTATCAAGGTGTGGAGCAAAGCCATATATTCCTTTGTTGCCAAACTGATGTTAAAGCCGCTGATCTCCTGATTCAATCCAAGTTCCGCACCAAATTCCCCTACCAATGGGTTGCCATTCCGAACCTCTGCGCCGAACAAGCCGCGTTCTCGCGCTGTCAACTCCACGCCGAGTTTCGTGCTTTCATCGAGAGTCACTTCGAGGATCTGTATATCAATCCAAACCTGTCCCCTCACAAAGTCAAGTTCACGGATCATGGCTTCTACCTGCTCCATGTACCGCTGCGCGGTCGTTACGAGTACCGAATTGGTCTGATTGTCCGCTTCTACCTGAACTTGGCCACGTAGTGAATTGATGTCATTCTGTTCAGGCGTTCCACCGCGTGCGATGAAACGCCCAAAGTTGAACCCACGGTCGCCTTCTGCGTCTTCGCCCCATACATCTTCGAGCAGATCTTCGGTGTCTTCAGCGTTTGCGTATTCAAGGCGGATTAATTTCGTAACCTCCCGCTGTCCTACAGGGGTCGGTGTATCGAGTTCTTCAACGAACTGTGTGATGAGTGTGAAATTTCGTTGTGTTGCGGTGGAGATGATTATGGCATTGAGCGTTGGATAAGCCTCGGCAGTTACATTTCCAGCGAGGGATCCCTGGTTCTGATTCCGCGCCCGTCCGGGGACGAAAAAGAAGAAACCGCCGCTTCTATTGTTCGAGCCTTGATAGACGTTGTTAATAATATTGGCGACATTTTCCGCGTCCGCATATTGTAGCTTATAAATGCGAGTTCCCCACTCCTGATCGGGCATATTGACATCGAGACGGTTAATCAGACTGTCAATCGTCTCAAAGTTTTGGGAAGCTGTCGAGACTAGCAGGGCGTTTAAGCGGGTATCCGGCACAAGGTGAACCTCCCCCTGAACCCCAAATCCGCCGGCACTATCGCCCCGTTGCTCTTCCCGACGACGCCACCACCACGGGAGGTCTTCATCCTGACCGGAATCACCACCTTCAAAGAGATCGCGTAGGTTATCGGATAGGCTTTGCGACTCAGCAAACTTCAGGAAGTAGATTCGGATCTCTTCTTGCGGATCGGCTTGATCCAGTTGCGCAATAATTTTCTCAATAATGGGAAAGTTTCGCGGATCGGAGGAGATCAGCACAGCGTTCAGACGATCGCTTGATGAGATATTTACAGCCCCAACTATACTCTGATACTCTCCCCCATCCTCGGCTCGACGCCGCATCAAATCGCGTCGCGTCCGCTCCCACTCGCGCCGTTCCCACCATTCTGCATTTCTCCCGGGACGCCTGCCGGCGCTCACGCCCGTTATTAACTCTTCAAGCACTTGTGCCACCTCTTGGGCAATTGCGTAATTTAGCCGAAAGATTCTGATCTCCGTTTGAATGCTCGGTGCTGTGTCAAGTTGTCTAATCAAATCTCTCAACACAACAAGGTTAGCTTCGGAGGCTTTTACAACCAACGAGTTTGAACTCTCGTCGGCGGAAATCTGGATCCGCCCACGAATCATGTCGATGCCGCCGCCTTCCTCTCTCGCACGCTCCATCATCTCCTGCATCTCTTCGGGCTTGCTCGTTGAACCCATCTTTCGCAGGAGGTTCGCAACTTCGCCTTCCTGTTGGAACACGTCATTTAGGGTCTGGGCAAGTGATGCCGCGGTGGCGTTCTGCAGCGGAATGATCTCCACTTTGAGCGGGGTGTCCGGTGCCTCATCCGCTACCTGCAAAATAGTTGCAATTCGATGAATATTGGAAGCGACGTCGGTAATAATTAACGAGTTACTATTGCCATCCGCGAAAATATTCGCCGCTTTGCTCAACAGTGGTTTGAGACTACTCACTAGCTCCGATGCGACAGCGCTGTTCAGTTGAATCATATATGTCTGGATCTCGTCGGTCTGTTCAATCAGACTTGGATCTGCCGTAATTCGCTTCACTGGCACTTTCATTCTGACTGCCTTCTCGAATGTCGTAATCAGCAAGGTGTTATTCGTCCGAATCATGGTCAGATCGTATTGAGCGAGAACCGTTTTAATTTCTTCTAGTGTTTCGTCGATTGTTACATTCTTGAGGTTAGTCAGTGCAAACTTCTTGTCCTTGATTTCGTTTTCGGAGGCAATAATCGTCAGGTTCGTCTCTGCGCTGATGAATTTAATTAAGCTTTGCAGATTCCCGCTTGGAAAATCAAAGTTAAATCGAATCGCTTGACCGGCTTCGTCGCGCTCAGTAACCTCCATCCCTCTCTGATCGGCTTCCTGTGCCAACACTGACACAGTAAAAGGTCCTGTGGCCCACCCAATGAATATCGACAGTATGAAGCGGATAAGTACCCGAACGGTGGGGTGAGCACTGTCCATTGTATTCTGGTGCTCCGAAGTTGATTGGACACCTACCTTCCGCGATCCACCAGAATTGCTGGTCAGGTATTTATAACATCTCGGTTGCTGAAAACACATTGTCAAAACCTTCCTTATAAACATCTGAAGAAAATGGAACCCTAGGACACAAGGACGCAGCGATGTAAAAAATGGAACCCTCGCAACTTCGCACTTTATCTCGTTTTACGCTTCACGTTTCGTTAGAGAACTCGTGCAATCATTGAGAGGTTTGTGCTGATGGTCGTTTCCTTCTTGTCCGCTATCGTGATTTGCAGATCTTTGACCCGTAACCATTTCGAGCTAGATTCAATCGCGTATATTAACCGGACCACCCGCTCAATTCTATTGCTGAAGCGCATATCAACGATGTACGTCTCAGGTTGATAGGTGGAAGGAACGCCTACAAGCCAAGTGTGAAGTTGGTCTTCCTGTTCCAGAATCTTATCAACATATTTAGTGAACGCACGGAGTTGTTGATCATAATCCAACGCCTTCTCAGTATCTTCTCCGTAATCCGTTTCATAGCGGTTGATTAATTTTTCAAATTTCGACAGCAGAACACTGTTAGGCTTGAACTTAATAGATGTCGTTTGTTTCGTGCTGCCAATCCCTAAAAATCCACCCCTCGCTTCGTTAGTCTCTGCGGCGATTTGAGCTGCCAGAAATCCCCTCCTAAATTCAACTGCTCCAGCTAGTTGCTGTTTCAGGTTTGATTGAAGGAACTGGAGCAGTTCAATACGCAGTGTTAAAGGGATGATCTCGGGCAGCGATACGAATTGGCGATTAGCTTCCTGATTCACCGATTTCGGCGGTGATGGCTTATCGAGTACAGGTGCGGAATCAATGTCTGACTCGGGCCCTTCAACTGTATCATCATCGATTGGCAGCGCTTCCGATTTGATTTCTACTACGCCTTCCTGACTCTCATCTTGCGCATCATCTTTCCCCCACCAAGCATCGAACATTGCCTCCATCGCCACTTCTTCAGTTTCGATTTGCTGTTCTTCCTCCTCCTCCATTATGGCATTCTGTTGTGATTCTAACTGTTGGAGTTCATTCGCTAGTTCGCCCAAATAGAGATAATACACTAGATTTTTCTTCGTTTGCGGCGGGAGATTTTCAGATTTTGCCCCCGGCATCGGTCTAATATTGAGCTGATAATTAGGGCGCAGCCCAGCTTTTCTTGCGAGATCGGAGATTCGTCTTGAAATGACCGCTTGCGCCTGCTCACCCTCAAAGATAGGTCCCCGTATCTCCTTTAGTTTGTCTAAACTCTGAAATTCACCGTAATGTTTCTTATAGGCGAGCAGTGAATCTGCCTTATTTTCAAGAGCAGGGTGCAACGTCGCTAATGCGGCTGCGCGGTTTGCTCGGTTGAGGGCTTTTAAGTCAACCCGATTTGCAATTTCTTCAAACAGAGAGTCAGAGATGATCTGCCCTTCTAAACCGACTTGTGCTTGAATATCTCGGTCAATTTGCTGCGTGACTTGAGCAAGTTGAACCAAGTTCTGTGCCGTTTCCAGTTTCTGTTGTTTGGCGGTAAGTTCATCGCCCGGGAACCCCTGTCGAATTAACGGCTCGACGAGAAAAATTAAGAGCACAATGCCAACAACAGCAAGTAAAATGATTTCACGTCGTGTGAGTTTTCTCATTTGCCGACCTTCTTTTTTTCTAGAAAAGCGCTTTTCTGACTACTGCTTTCGGTTTTCCGAGACAGATTGTGATTAAGATCGCGAGTTTGGGCGAACTGATGTATCGCATCTTTTGATAGATTACAGGTGATCTGCGCCTGAAAAATTGGCTTCTTATCGCGTTCAATGCTTGTGACCTGACCAGATTTGATATTTGTAAATGCCCCCGATTGTGCCATAGTGCTTATTGTCTGGCTCACATCTGGGTGCGATTGGGCTTCAATGTTGAAAGTAATCTTCGCTCTTTCAAGGTCATCTAATCTGGTAATGTTAAGCCCCGTCCAAGCGACCTTTGTGCGATCAGAAAACCGTACGCTCAACTCACGCACGATATCGAGCGGAGAAACACGAGGTGCTAAAAGATTCACGATTGCTAAATCTTTGGTCAATGTTCTTTTCGCGTTGGATTCGGCTTGGCTGATGTTTCTGATCGCTCCATCCAGAGCAACAATTTTTGCCTGATGGATTCTGCTCTGCGTCAGCGCACCCAACCCAAGTCCTACTAGCAGCACCAATCCAGCTGCAACAGCCATTAGCGTCCGCTTCCGCTGCTGAGCCTGTGTCAATTTGACCTTTTCTTCTGAGGGAAGGAGATCCAAAGAGATCTGGGAGGTTAACGCATTAACACCTAGCCCCAAGGCAACAGCGAGTGTATCGCTAAAGCTGTCTACAGATTGGGAGTCGGAGCGTTGTTCGTCCCAGACCTCCTTGAAAGCATCAAGTGGATTCCAAAGCAGAACTGGTACTTCTAAGCGATCCGCGATATAGTCTGCCAGGCCAGAAACCCGCGCTCCCCCACCGCACAACCAGATTTTACTGACGATCCTATCACCATCAAGGTTAAGGTCTCGTTTTGCCCCGTTTATAGAGCGTTTCAACTCTACGACTAGTCCATCCGCCCATTCGTACGAGGGATTAGAGGCTTGAAGGTGCTGATTCAGCGCAGCATCCATAATTTTTCGCCGCTCAGCGATCTCAAAATCGCTCCCCATCTCTTGCTGATATAGATGGGTCAGATGATTGCCGCCAATAGGAAAACTCCGTGAGAACCGTAGCGCCTCTTCAGCGAGCAAGCACAGGTCTGTCCGGCCCGCACCAATATCCACAACCATCGTCATTCCAGTTGACGAATCGTCTTTGTGATTTGCGATTCCCGCCAACGCACTCGTTGCGAGGGTAGAAGGCATCACACCTCTAGGTGTAATACCGAGTGGTTTCAGATAATCTATCTGCTGTTGTACCGCTTCACGTCTTGCGGCAATTAGCTCGACGGAGATGCCATCCTCCGAACGATGCACGTCATGGTGGTCGTAGATAGCACCTTCCACCCGGAAAGGGAGTTCCGTTTCGGCCTGTATAGCAACTAGGTTAGAGAGTTGGTCATCTGTTGCCGCAGCGGGCAGGTTTGTCAATCGACGCGATGTGACTAACAAGCGGGGAATTGATAACGCCACCGAAGTACTACGTCCGCCAACACCTCGCCACACACGCTGCAAGGCCTCGGAGATCACCTCAATCGGAACTTCTGTCGTAGGGGCTGTGTAGGGATACGCTTCTATCCCTACGTTGACGAGGCGAATTCCGGCTGCAGTCTGCTCTAGCTGCACCAACTTAATTGCGCTTGTGCCAATATCGATGGACACGATTTGGTTTTTTGCCATGTTTTTTTCTCAATGGACTCTGTGAACTTATAGGGTGAATTTATAGCGTTGTAACCAGCCGGGTTTCGTCATTATTCCCAAATATCCACTTTTTCTACCCATTGTTCTCTGACTTGCTTAAAGTGATGAATTCTTCATCTAGTTGTTTGGAAATAGTTCAAGCGTTGCCTCGCTCTTTGACTTTCCTTGTTCCTTCTTCTTCATATCCTGCAATGTGTTTCGCTCCCAGAAAACCCCGTCGGCATATCCTTGAATAGTTGTATCAGTTTCAGCCATCTGCAATCTTTTCTGAGTGTAAAAACAATATTCTTCGTCAATTTCAACCATGACGAAACTTCGCCCTAATTTCTTCGACACGACTCCTGCTGTTCCGCTCCCCGCGAAGGGATCGAAAACGATGTCTCCTCTTCTGGAACTTGCAAGAATCAGTTTCGCTAACAGCTTTTCAGGTTTTTGC
This portion of the Candidatus Poribacteria bacterium genome encodes:
- a CDS encoding tryptophan 7-halogenase, whose product is MKKKDATKNESYDVIVVGGGPGGSTTATLVAEKGHRVLLLERDKSPQFKVGESLMPATYWTFKRLGVIKKLKASHFPEKYSVQFYASSGKASAPFYFFRNDPHESSMTWQVLRSEFDQMLLENAQEKGVEVQRGVSVHEVLFEGEKAVGVRAKLGDGRIAELPAKVVVDSTGQSALISRKLKINTIEPTLKKASIFTHFEGGIRDEGIDEGATLILHTESKDSWFWSIPLPHDRVSIGVVGDLDYLLQDRRGSDGTLSHQAIFDEELAKCPALKPRLADAKQLFPVKVTKDFSYRANRMAGDGWVLVGDAFGFLDPVYSSGLFLALKSGEMAADTINEALEKEDFSAEQLGRFGTEFVAGMEAIRKLVYAFYTKDFSFARFLGRFPECQQGIVDILSGNVYRKDVTGIFGPMAEMCDLPEDMRL
- the pilM gene encoding type IV pilus assembly protein PilM, with translation MAKNQIVSIDIGTSAIKLVQLEQTAAGIRLVNVGIEAYPYTAPTTEVPIEVISEALQRVWRGVGGRSTSVALSIPRLLVTSRRLTNLPAAATDDQLSNLVAIQAETELPFRVEGAIYDHHDVHRSEDGISVELIAARREAVQQQIDYLKPLGITPRGVMPSTLATSALAGIANHKDDSSTGMTMVVDIGAGRTDLCLLAEEALRFSRSFPIGGNHLTHLYQQEMGSDFEIAERRKIMDAALNQHLQASNPSYEWADGLVVELKRSINGAKRDLNLDGDRIVSKIWLCGGGARVSGLADYIADRLEVPVLLWNPLDAFKEVWDEQRSDSQSVDSFSDTLAVALGLGVNALTSQISLDLLPSEEKVKLTQAQQRKRTLMAVAAGLVLLVGLGLGALTQSRIHQAKIVALDGAIRNISQAESNAKRTLTKDLAIVNLLAPRVSPLDIVRELSVRFSDRTKVAWTGLNITRLDDLERAKITFNIEAQSHPDVSQTISTMAQSGAFTNIKSGQVTSIERDKKPIFQAQITCNLSKDAIHQFAQTRDLNHNLSRKTESSSQKSAFLEKKKVGK